Proteins from a single region of Apostichopus japonicus isolate 1M-3 chromosome 21, ASM3797524v1, whole genome shotgun sequence:
- the LOC139963185 gene encoding uncharacterized protein isoform X5 produces MILLIELLALVLILLLALVEAFVISIREKWRDGVGNDFGKTKKRCAKRLIREIRGMETHARQRKHILRYLKKIRINKMNSTTSQVEDLPEILDQFAARKVLIGLFHLPPIDLGLTLTTDILTTGKELVLNRPPVGLPHRRVDVTAALDLARFLDTMMAARKVLQDLKEPKAIHLDTRENLLFKVADETIFVDSEEQLVERRDAAANRNEITSVMLYRPHSLFGLTLDVSAACDVARAFDIMIAALYFCLQYQTPSDQTIPLVHFGYFGDLKQVLVDETIFVDNEKGLVETPIPSTARDCSTSGKEVVLYRPRFFDGLTLDLTVACDVARICQTISAVPIYMDYRRITELSIPAEFFKVIGAQTQIVADETVIVDSEEQSSLNTTAVSERDCSTKGKEVVLYRPRFFNELTLDLTVACDVARMCQTISAAPIYMDYRRITELSIPIGAQTQIVADETVIVDSEEQSSLNTTAVSEGCKQQQNDVISLSTSQVNDDEKGETEHSHAFLYDDDFVELQPPVPTRPRELVKWVVPSDVTDNGLDLDEVESWEVSDMFATNEANFGYKSTFDETMSEYTTLLVVEDTTDYVLRRERACRLADEIEAKKRADQAIQAKQPKKRKKKARRRSRKSECPY; encoded by the exons ATGATACTGCTTATTGAACTATTAGCTTTAGTTCTTATCTTGCTTCTTGCTCTCGTTGAGGCATTTGTGATCAGCATCCGAGAAAAATGGCGAGATGGAGTCG GCAACGACTTCGGGAAGACTAAGAAGAGGTGTGCGAAGAGACTGATCAGAGAGATCCGAGGAA TGGAGACTCATGCCcgacaaagaaaacatattcttcGTTATCTGAAGAAGATCAGAATCAACAAGATGAATAGCACAACATCTCAAGTAGAAGATCTTCCTGAAATCCTG GACCAGTTTGCCGCAAGGAAAGTCCTCATCGGTCTCTTTCATCTCCCACCCATTGACCTTGGATTGACCTTGACCAC CGATATACTGACAACCGGAAAGGAACTCGTTCTTAACAGACCACCGGTCGGTTTACCACACCGTCGAGTTGATGTTACTG CTGCTCTTGACCTTGCTCGGTTCTTGGATACTATGATGGCTGCCAGGAAAGTACTTCAAGATCTGAAAGAACCCAAGGCTATCCATCTTGACACAAGAGAAAACCTTCTCTTTAAG GTCGCTGATGAAACAATTTTTGTGGACAGCGAAGAACAACTGGTAGAGAGAAGGGATGCAGCTGCTAACAG GAATGAAATTACGTCAGTGATGCTATACCGCCCTCATTCCCTATTTGGCTTGACTCTTGACGTCTCAG CTGCTTGTGACGTTGCCCGGGCATTCGATATCATGATTGCTGCCCTCTATTTCTGTCTTCAATACCAGACACCCTCGGACCAGACCATCCCCCTAGTTCACTTTGGATACTTTGGTGATCTTAAACAG GTTCTCGTTGATGAAACAATTTTTGTGGACAACGAAAAAGGACTTGTAGAGACTCCTATTCCATCTACAGCAAG GGATTGTTCTACATCAGGAAAAGAAGTTGTGCTTTATCGACCTCGATTCTTCGATgggttgacccttgacctcacag TTGCTTGTGACGTTGCCCGGATTTGCCAAACCATCTCTGCTGTCCCGATTTACATGGATTACCGCAGGATTACTGAACTAAGCATCCCTGCAGAGTTCTTTAAAGTTATTGGTGCTCAAACACAG ATTGTCGCTGATGAAACAGTTATCGTGGACAGCGAAGAACAATCTAGTTTAAACACCACCGCAGTCAGTGAGAG GGATTGTTCTACAAAAGGAAAAGAAGTTGTGCTTTATCGACCTCGATTCTTTAATGagttgacccttgacctcacag TTGCTTGTGACGTTGCCCGGATGTGCCAAACCATCTCTGCCGCCCCGATTTACATGGATTACCGAAGGATTACTGAACTAAGCATCCCTATTGGTGCTCAAACACAG ATTGTCGCTGATGAAACAGTTATTGTGGACAGCGAAGAACAATCTAGTTTAAACACCACCGCAGTCAGTGAGGG CTGTAAACAACAACAGAATGACGTCATAAGTCTGAGCACATCCCAAGTAAACGATGATGAGAAAGGAGAAACTGAACATTCTCACG CTTTTCTCTACGACGACGATTTTGTGGAACTGCAACCCCCTGTTCCAACCAGACCAAGAGAACTGGTCAAGTGGGTGGTGCCAAGTGACGTAACCGACAATGGGCTGGATTTAGATGAG GTTGAAAGCTGGGAAGTCAGCGATATGTTTGCTACTAACGAGGCTAACTTCGGCTACAAATCAACCTTTGACGAGACCATGTCTGAGTACAC GACATTACTGGTGGTAGAAGATACAACAGATTATGTACTCAGAAGGGAAAGAGCATGTCGTCTAGCTGATGAAATCGAAGCTAAAAAGAGGGCTGATCAAGCCATCCAGGCAAAACAACCCAAAAAGCGCAAAAAGAAGGCCCGACGTCGTTCAAGAAAATCAGAATGtccatattaa
- the LOC139963185 gene encoding uncharacterized protein isoform X3 gives MILLIELLALVLILLLALVEAFVISIREKWRDGVGNDFGKTKKRCAKRLIREIRGMETHARQRKHILRYLKKIRINKMNSTTSQVEDLPEILDQFAARKVLIGLFHLPPIDLGLTLTTDILTTGKELVLNRPPVGLPHRRVDVTAALDLARFLDTMMAARKVLQDLKEPKAIHLDTRENLLFKVADETIFVDSEEQLVERRDAAANRNEITSVMLYRPHSLFGLTLDVSAACDVARAFDIMIAALYFCLQYQTPSDQTIPLVHFGYFGDLKQVLVDETIFVDNEKGLVETPIPSTARDCSTSGKEVVLYRPRFFDGLTLDLTVACDVARICQTISAVPIYMDYRRITELSIPAEFFKVIGAQTQIVADETVIVDSEEQSSLNTTAVSERDCSTKGKEVVLYRPRFFNELTLDLTVACDVARMCQAISAAPIYMDYRRITELSIPAELFKVIGAQTQIVADETVIVDSEEQSSLNTTAVSEGCKQQQNDVISLSTSQVNDDEKGETEHSHAFLYDDDFVELQPPVPTRPRELVKWVVPSDVTDNGLDLDEVESWEVSDMFATNEANFGYKSTFDETMSEYTTLLVVEDTTDYVLRRERACRLADEIEAKKRADQAIQAKQPKKRKKKARRRSRKSECPY, from the exons ATGATACTGCTTATTGAACTATTAGCTTTAGTTCTTATCTTGCTTCTTGCTCTCGTTGAGGCATTTGTGATCAGCATCCGAGAAAAATGGCGAGATGGAGTCG GCAACGACTTCGGGAAGACTAAGAAGAGGTGTGCGAAGAGACTGATCAGAGAGATCCGAGGAA TGGAGACTCATGCCcgacaaagaaaacatattcttcGTTATCTGAAGAAGATCAGAATCAACAAGATGAATAGCACAACATCTCAAGTAGAAGATCTTCCTGAAATCCTG GACCAGTTTGCCGCAAGGAAAGTCCTCATCGGTCTCTTTCATCTCCCACCCATTGACCTTGGATTGACCTTGACCAC CGATATACTGACAACCGGAAAGGAACTCGTTCTTAACAGACCACCGGTCGGTTTACCACACCGTCGAGTTGATGTTACTG CTGCTCTTGACCTTGCTCGGTTCTTGGATACTATGATGGCTGCCAGGAAAGTACTTCAAGATCTGAAAGAACCCAAGGCTATCCATCTTGACACAAGAGAAAACCTTCTCTTTAAG GTCGCTGATGAAACAATTTTTGTGGACAGCGAAGAACAACTGGTAGAGAGAAGGGATGCAGCTGCTAACAG GAATGAAATTACGTCAGTGATGCTATACCGCCCTCATTCCCTATTTGGCTTGACTCTTGACGTCTCAG CTGCTTGTGACGTTGCCCGGGCATTCGATATCATGATTGCTGCCCTCTATTTCTGTCTTCAATACCAGACACCCTCGGACCAGACCATCCCCCTAGTTCACTTTGGATACTTTGGTGATCTTAAACAG GTTCTCGTTGATGAAACAATTTTTGTGGACAACGAAAAAGGACTTGTAGAGACTCCTATTCCATCTACAGCAAG GGATTGTTCTACATCAGGAAAAGAAGTTGTGCTTTATCGACCTCGATTCTTCGATgggttgacccttgacctcacag TTGCTTGTGACGTTGCCCGGATTTGCCAAACCATCTCTGCTGTCCCGATTTACATGGATTACCGCAGGATTACTGAACTAAGCATCCCTGCAGAGTTCTTTAAAGTTATTGGTGCTCAAACACAG ATTGTCGCTGATGAAACAGTTATCGTGGACAGCGAAGAACAATCTAGTTTAAACACCACCGCAGTCAGTGAGAG GGATTGTTCTACAAAAGGAAAAGAAGTTGTGCTTTATCGACCTCGATTCTTTAATGagttgacccttgacctcacag TTGCTTGTGACGTTGCCCGGATGTGCCAAGCCATCTCTGCTGCCCCGATTTACATGGATTACCGCAGGATTACTGAACTAAGCATCCCTGCAGAGTTGTTTAAAGTTATTGGTGCTCAAACACAG ATTGTCGCTGATGAAACAGTTATTGTGGACAGCGAAGAACAATCTAGTTTAAACACCACCGCAGTCAGTGAGGG CTGTAAACAACAACAGAATGACGTCATAAGTCTGAGCACATCCCAAGTAAACGATGATGAGAAAGGAGAAACTGAACATTCTCACG CTTTTCTCTACGACGACGATTTTGTGGAACTGCAACCCCCTGTTCCAACCAGACCAAGAGAACTGGTCAAGTGGGTGGTGCCAAGTGACGTAACCGACAATGGGCTGGATTTAGATGAG GTTGAAAGCTGGGAAGTCAGCGATATGTTTGCTACTAACGAGGCTAACTTCGGCTACAAATCAACCTTTGACGAGACCATGTCTGAGTACAC GACATTACTGGTGGTAGAAGATACAACAGATTATGTACTCAGAAGGGAAAGAGCATGTCGTCTAGCTGATGAAATCGAAGCTAAAAAGAGGGCTGATCAAGCCATCCAGGCAAAACAACCCAAAAAGCGCAAAAAGAAGGCCCGACGTCGTTCAAGAAAATCAGAATGtccatattaa
- the LOC139963185 gene encoding uncharacterized protein isoform X2, with product MILLIELLALVLILLLALVEAFVISIREKWRDGVGNDFGKTKKRCAKRLIREIRGMETHARQRKHILRYLKKIRINKMNSTTSQVEDLPEILDQFAARKVLIGLFHLPPIDLGLTLTTDILTTGKELVLNRPPVGLPHRRVDVTAALDLARFLDTMMAARKVLQDLKEPKAIHLDTRENLLFKVADETIFVDSEEQLVERRDAAANRNEITSVMLYRPHSLFGLTLDVSAACDVARAFDIMIAALYFCLQYQTPSDQTIPLVHFGYFGDLKQVLVDETIFVDNEKGLVETPIPSTARDCSTSGKEVVLYRPRFFDGLTLDLTVACDVARICQTISAVPIYMDYRRITELSIPAEFFKVIGAQTQIVADETVIVDSEEQSSLNTTAVSERDCFTTGKEVVLYRPRFFHGLTLDFTVACDVARMCQAISAAPIYMDYRRITELSIPAELFKVIGAQTQIVADETVIVDSEEQSSLNTTAVSEGCKQQQNDVISLSTSQVNDDEKGETEHSHAFLYDDDFVELQPPVPTRPRELVKWVVPSDVTDNGLDLDEVESWEVSDMFATNEANFGYKSTFDETMSEYTTLLVVEDTTDYVLRRERACRLADEIEAKKRADQAIQAKQPKKRKKKARRRSRKSECPY from the exons ATGATACTGCTTATTGAACTATTAGCTTTAGTTCTTATCTTGCTTCTTGCTCTCGTTGAGGCATTTGTGATCAGCATCCGAGAAAAATGGCGAGATGGAGTCG GCAACGACTTCGGGAAGACTAAGAAGAGGTGTGCGAAGAGACTGATCAGAGAGATCCGAGGAA TGGAGACTCATGCCcgacaaagaaaacatattcttcGTTATCTGAAGAAGATCAGAATCAACAAGATGAATAGCACAACATCTCAAGTAGAAGATCTTCCTGAAATCCTG GACCAGTTTGCCGCAAGGAAAGTCCTCATCGGTCTCTTTCATCTCCCACCCATTGACCTTGGATTGACCTTGACCAC CGATATACTGACAACCGGAAAGGAACTCGTTCTTAACAGACCACCGGTCGGTTTACCACACCGTCGAGTTGATGTTACTG CTGCTCTTGACCTTGCTCGGTTCTTGGATACTATGATGGCTGCCAGGAAAGTACTTCAAGATCTGAAAGAACCCAAGGCTATCCATCTTGACACAAGAGAAAACCTTCTCTTTAAG GTCGCTGATGAAACAATTTTTGTGGACAGCGAAGAACAACTGGTAGAGAGAAGGGATGCAGCTGCTAACAG GAATGAAATTACGTCAGTGATGCTATACCGCCCTCATTCCCTATTTGGCTTGACTCTTGACGTCTCAG CTGCTTGTGACGTTGCCCGGGCATTCGATATCATGATTGCTGCCCTCTATTTCTGTCTTCAATACCAGACACCCTCGGACCAGACCATCCCCCTAGTTCACTTTGGATACTTTGGTGATCTTAAACAG GTTCTCGTTGATGAAACAATTTTTGTGGACAACGAAAAAGGACTTGTAGAGACTCCTATTCCATCTACAGCAAG GGATTGTTCTACATCAGGAAAAGAAGTTGTGCTTTATCGACCTCGATTCTTCGATgggttgacccttgacctcacag TTGCTTGTGACGTTGCCCGGATTTGCCAAACCATCTCTGCTGTCCCGATTTACATGGATTACCGCAGGATTACTGAACTAAGCATCCCTGCAGAGTTCTTTAAAGTTATTGGTGCTCAAACACAG ATTGTCGCTGATGAAACAGTTATCGTGGACAGCGAAGAACAATCTAGTTTAAACACCACCGCAGTCAGTGAGAG GGATTGTTTTACAACAGGAAAAGAAGTTGTGCTTTATCGACCTCGATTCTTCCATGGGTTGACCCTTGACTTCACAG TTGCTTGTGACGTTGCCCGGATGTGCCAAGCCATCTCTGCTGCCCCGATTTACATGGATTACCGCAGGATTACTGAACTAAGCATCCCTGCAGAGTTGTTTAAAGTTATTGGTGCTCAAACACAG ATTGTCGCTGATGAAACAGTTATTGTGGACAGCGAAGAACAATCTAGTTTAAACACCACCGCAGTCAGTGAGGG CTGTAAACAACAACAGAATGACGTCATAAGTCTGAGCACATCCCAAGTAAACGATGATGAGAAAGGAGAAACTGAACATTCTCACG CTTTTCTCTACGACGACGATTTTGTGGAACTGCAACCCCCTGTTCCAACCAGACCAAGAGAACTGGTCAAGTGGGTGGTGCCAAGTGACGTAACCGACAATGGGCTGGATTTAGATGAG GTTGAAAGCTGGGAAGTCAGCGATATGTTTGCTACTAACGAGGCTAACTTCGGCTACAAATCAACCTTTGACGAGACCATGTCTGAGTACAC GACATTACTGGTGGTAGAAGATACAACAGATTATGTACTCAGAAGGGAAAGAGCATGTCGTCTAGCTGATGAAATCGAAGCTAAAAAGAGGGCTGATCAAGCCATCCAGGCAAAACAACCCAAAAAGCGCAAAAAGAAGGCCCGACGTCGTTCAAGAAAATCAGAATGtccatattaa
- the LOC139963185 gene encoding uncharacterized protein isoform X6, with amino-acid sequence MILLIELLALVLILLLALVEAFVISIREKWRDGVGNDFGKTKKRCAKRLIREIRGMETHARQRKHILRYLKKIRINKMNSTTSQVEDLPEILDQFAARKVLIGLFHLPPIDLGLTLTTDILTTGKELVLNRPPVGLPHRRVDVTAALDLARFLDTMMAARKVLQDLKEPKAIHLDTRENLLFKVADETIFVDSEEQLVERRDAAANRNEITSVMLYRPHSLFGLTLDVSAACDVARAFDIMIAALYFCLQYQTPSDQTIPLVHFGYFGDLKQVLVDETIFVDNEKGLVETPIPSTARDCSTKGKEVVLYRPRFFNELTLDLTVACDVARMCQTISAAPIYMDYRRITELSIPIGAQTQIVADETVIVDSEEQSSLNTTAVSERDCFTTGKEVVLYRPRFFHGLTLDFTVACDVARMCQAISAAPIYMDYRRITELSIPAELFKVIGAQTQIVADETVIVDSEEQSSLNTTAVSEGCKQQQNDVISLSTSQVNDDEKGETEHSHAFLYDDDFVELQPPVPTRPRELVKWVVPSDVTDNGLDLDEVESWEVSDMFATNEANFGYKSTFDETMSEYTTLLVVEDTTDYVLRRERACRLADEIEAKKRADQAIQAKQPKKRKKKARRRSRKSECPY; translated from the exons ATGATACTGCTTATTGAACTATTAGCTTTAGTTCTTATCTTGCTTCTTGCTCTCGTTGAGGCATTTGTGATCAGCATCCGAGAAAAATGGCGAGATGGAGTCG GCAACGACTTCGGGAAGACTAAGAAGAGGTGTGCGAAGAGACTGATCAGAGAGATCCGAGGAA TGGAGACTCATGCCcgacaaagaaaacatattcttcGTTATCTGAAGAAGATCAGAATCAACAAGATGAATAGCACAACATCTCAAGTAGAAGATCTTCCTGAAATCCTG GACCAGTTTGCCGCAAGGAAAGTCCTCATCGGTCTCTTTCATCTCCCACCCATTGACCTTGGATTGACCTTGACCAC CGATATACTGACAACCGGAAAGGAACTCGTTCTTAACAGACCACCGGTCGGTTTACCACACCGTCGAGTTGATGTTACTG CTGCTCTTGACCTTGCTCGGTTCTTGGATACTATGATGGCTGCCAGGAAAGTACTTCAAGATCTGAAAGAACCCAAGGCTATCCATCTTGACACAAGAGAAAACCTTCTCTTTAAG GTCGCTGATGAAACAATTTTTGTGGACAGCGAAGAACAACTGGTAGAGAGAAGGGATGCAGCTGCTAACAG GAATGAAATTACGTCAGTGATGCTATACCGCCCTCATTCCCTATTTGGCTTGACTCTTGACGTCTCAG CTGCTTGTGACGTTGCCCGGGCATTCGATATCATGATTGCTGCCCTCTATTTCTGTCTTCAATACCAGACACCCTCGGACCAGACCATCCCCCTAGTTCACTTTGGATACTTTGGTGATCTTAAACAG GTTCTCGTTGATGAAACAATTTTTGTGGACAACGAAAAAGGACTTGTAGAGACTCCTATTCCATCTACAGCAAG GGATTGTTCTACAAAAGGAAAAGAAGTTGTGCTTTATCGACCTCGATTCTTTAATGagttgacccttgacctcacag TTGCTTGTGACGTTGCCCGGATGTGCCAAACCATCTCTGCCGCCCCGATTTACATGGATTACCGAAGGATTACTGAACTAAGCATCCCTATTGGTGCTCAAACACAG ATTGTCGCTGATGAAACAGTTATCGTGGACAGCGAAGAACAATCTAGTTTAAACACCACCGCAGTCAGTGAGAG GGATTGTTTTACAACAGGAAAAGAAGTTGTGCTTTATCGACCTCGATTCTTCCATGGGTTGACCCTTGACTTCACAG TTGCTTGTGACGTTGCCCGGATGTGCCAAGCCATCTCTGCTGCCCCGATTTACATGGATTACCGCAGGATTACTGAACTAAGCATCCCTGCAGAGTTGTTTAAAGTTATTGGTGCTCAAACACAG ATTGTCGCTGATGAAACAGTTATTGTGGACAGCGAAGAACAATCTAGTTTAAACACCACCGCAGTCAGTGAGGG CTGTAAACAACAACAGAATGACGTCATAAGTCTGAGCACATCCCAAGTAAACGATGATGAGAAAGGAGAAACTGAACATTCTCACG CTTTTCTCTACGACGACGATTTTGTGGAACTGCAACCCCCTGTTCCAACCAGACCAAGAGAACTGGTCAAGTGGGTGGTGCCAAGTGACGTAACCGACAATGGGCTGGATTTAGATGAG GTTGAAAGCTGGGAAGTCAGCGATATGTTTGCTACTAACGAGGCTAACTTCGGCTACAAATCAACCTTTGACGAGACCATGTCTGAGTACAC GACATTACTGGTGGTAGAAGATACAACAGATTATGTACTCAGAAGGGAAAGAGCATGTCGTCTAGCTGATGAAATCGAAGCTAAAAAGAGGGCTGATCAAGCCATCCAGGCAAAACAACCCAAAAAGCGCAAAAAGAAGGCCCGACGTCGTTCAAGAAAATCAGAATGtccatattaa
- the LOC139963185 gene encoding uncharacterized protein isoform X4, protein MILLIELLALVLILLLALVEAFVISIREKWRDGVGNDFGKTKKRCAKRLIREIRGMETHARQRKHILRYLKKIRINKMNSTTSQVEDLPEILDQFAARKVLIGLFHLPPIDLGLTLTTDILTTGKELVLNRPPVGLPHRRVDVTAALDLARFLDTMMAARKVLQDLKEPKAIHLDTRENLLFKVADETIFVDSEEQLVERRDAAANRNEITSVMLYRPHSLFGLTLDVSAACDVARAFDIMIAALYFCLQYQTPSDQTIPLVHFGYFGDLKQVLVDETIFVDNEKGLVETPIPSTARDCSTSGKEVVLYRPRFFDGLTLDLTVACDVARICQTISAVPIYMDYRRITELSIPAEFFKVIGAQTQIVADETVIVDSEEQSSLNTTAVSERDCSTKGKEVVLYRPRFFNELTLDLTVACDVARMCQTISAAPIYMDYRRITELSIPIGAQTQIVADETVIVDSEEQSSLNTTAVSESCKQQQNDVISLSTSQVNDDEKGETEHSHAFLYDDDFVELQPPVPTRPRELVKWVVPSDVTDNGLDLDEVESWEVSDMFATNEANFGYKSTFDETMSEYTTLLVVEDTTDYVLRRERACRLADEIEAKKRADQAIQAKQPKKRKKKARRRSRKSECPY, encoded by the exons ATGATACTGCTTATTGAACTATTAGCTTTAGTTCTTATCTTGCTTCTTGCTCTCGTTGAGGCATTTGTGATCAGCATCCGAGAAAAATGGCGAGATGGAGTCG GCAACGACTTCGGGAAGACTAAGAAGAGGTGTGCGAAGAGACTGATCAGAGAGATCCGAGGAA TGGAGACTCATGCCcgacaaagaaaacatattcttcGTTATCTGAAGAAGATCAGAATCAACAAGATGAATAGCACAACATCTCAAGTAGAAGATCTTCCTGAAATCCTG GACCAGTTTGCCGCAAGGAAAGTCCTCATCGGTCTCTTTCATCTCCCACCCATTGACCTTGGATTGACCTTGACCAC CGATATACTGACAACCGGAAAGGAACTCGTTCTTAACAGACCACCGGTCGGTTTACCACACCGTCGAGTTGATGTTACTG CTGCTCTTGACCTTGCTCGGTTCTTGGATACTATGATGGCTGCCAGGAAAGTACTTCAAGATCTGAAAGAACCCAAGGCTATCCATCTTGACACAAGAGAAAACCTTCTCTTTAAG GTCGCTGATGAAACAATTTTTGTGGACAGCGAAGAACAACTGGTAGAGAGAAGGGATGCAGCTGCTAACAG GAATGAAATTACGTCAGTGATGCTATACCGCCCTCATTCCCTATTTGGCTTGACTCTTGACGTCTCAG CTGCTTGTGACGTTGCCCGGGCATTCGATATCATGATTGCTGCCCTCTATTTCTGTCTTCAATACCAGACACCCTCGGACCAGACCATCCCCCTAGTTCACTTTGGATACTTTGGTGATCTTAAACAG GTTCTCGTTGATGAAACAATTTTTGTGGACAACGAAAAAGGACTTGTAGAGACTCCTATTCCATCTACAGCAAG GGATTGTTCTACATCAGGAAAAGAAGTTGTGCTTTATCGACCTCGATTCTTCGATgggttgacccttgacctcacag TTGCTTGTGACGTTGCCCGGATTTGCCAAACCATCTCTGCTGTCCCGATTTACATGGATTACCGCAGGATTACTGAACTAAGCATCCCTGCAGAGTTCTTTAAAGTTATTGGTGCTCAAACACAG ATTGTCGCTGATGAAACAGTTATCGTGGACAGCGAAGAACAATCTAGTTTAAACACCACCGCAGTCAGTGAGAG GGATTGTTCTACAAAAGGAAAAGAAGTTGTGCTTTATCGACCTCGATTCTTTAATGagttgacccttgacctcacag TTGCTTGTGACGTTGCCCGGATGTGCCAAACCATCTCTGCCGCCCCGATTTACATGGATTACCGAAGGATTACTGAACTAAGCATCCCTATTGGTGCTCAAACACAG ATTGTCGCTGATGAAACAGTTATCGTGGACAGCGAAGAACAATCTAGTTTAAACACCACCGCAGTCAGTGAGAG CTGTAAACAACAACAGAATGACGTCATAAGTCTGAGCACATCCCAAGTAAACGATGATGAGAAAGGAGAAACTGAACATTCTCACG CTTTTCTCTACGACGACGATTTTGTGGAACTGCAACCCCCTGTTCCAACCAGACCAAGAGAACTGGTCAAGTGGGTGGTGCCAAGTGACGTAACCGACAATGGGCTGGATTTAGATGAG GTTGAAAGCTGGGAAGTCAGCGATATGTTTGCTACTAACGAGGCTAACTTCGGCTACAAATCAACCTTTGACGAGACCATGTCTGAGTACAC GACATTACTGGTGGTAGAAGATACAACAGATTATGTACTCAGAAGGGAAAGAGCATGTCGTCTAGCTGATGAAATCGAAGCTAAAAAGAGGGCTGATCAAGCCATCCAGGCAAAACAACCCAAAAAGCGCAAAAAGAAGGCCCGACGTCGTTCAAGAAAATCAGAATGtccatattaa